In Stieleria varia, one genomic interval encodes:
- a CDS encoding sulfatase yields the protein MFLRPFVVVVVAVTATLLTNSLLAVESRKANAKPNVLFIAIDDMNDWTGFLGGHPQAMTPNLDRLAKRGVNFTNAHCIAPACSPCRLGLLYGVQPFHSGLYPFYDHGKIPKAVLGKYTSLPKHFRNNGYHAYGAGKIFHGSKAMPDDWDDYLKQSGVKLNYASELGYQQGKSAKMAFCPTTNELADHPDHQVASYGIDVLSREHDQPFFLAVGIVKPHLAFVCPQQFFDALPEKITPPLIRRNDLVDVPFAARAMANLNDDYRFRTDEAWENVHRSYLACIAWADFNIGRVLDALDASPYADNTVVVLWSDHGYHQGEKRSFRKFSLWEESTRVPFVIFDPRIHSGAANRECKEAVSLIHVYPTLCELAGLQSPDYVDGTSLVAQLRDPGAPLVEPAITTWGRGNYSVRDERFRFTRYFDESTELYDHEVDPNEWNNLTDDASLAKVKSELAGHIPGEEAPLVREGIALWNVIDADRPERLKSFEQKDWPAWLEKIRPRLE from the coding sequence ATGTTTCTTCGTCCGTTCGTGGTTGTTGTCGTTGCCGTCACTGCGACCCTTTTGACAAATTCACTCCTGGCGGTGGAATCTCGCAAGGCGAATGCCAAGCCAAACGTGTTGTTCATTGCGATCGACGACATGAACGACTGGACGGGATTCCTGGGCGGGCATCCTCAAGCGATGACACCGAACCTGGATCGTTTGGCCAAACGCGGCGTGAACTTCACCAATGCGCACTGCATCGCGCCTGCGTGTTCACCGTGCCGACTGGGATTGCTATACGGCGTGCAACCGTTTCACTCGGGGCTGTATCCGTTTTACGATCATGGCAAGATTCCCAAAGCGGTGCTGGGAAAATACACCAGTTTGCCGAAACATTTTCGCAACAACGGTTATCACGCTTACGGTGCCGGCAAGATCTTTCACGGATCCAAAGCGATGCCGGACGACTGGGATGACTATTTGAAACAGTCCGGAGTGAAACTGAACTACGCGTCGGAGTTGGGGTATCAGCAAGGCAAGTCGGCGAAGATGGCATTCTGCCCAACGACCAATGAACTGGCAGATCATCCCGATCATCAAGTCGCATCGTATGGCATAGATGTCTTGTCACGCGAGCATGATCAGCCATTCTTTCTTGCCGTCGGGATCGTCAAACCGCACCTCGCATTTGTATGTCCACAACAGTTCTTTGATGCGTTGCCGGAAAAGATCACGCCGCCGTTGATTCGTCGCAACGATTTGGTCGATGTGCCCTTTGCGGCTCGCGCGATGGCGAACTTGAACGACGACTATCGATTCCGGACGGACGAGGCATGGGAGAACGTTCATCGATCCTATCTCGCTTGCATCGCTTGGGCGGATTTCAACATCGGTCGTGTACTCGACGCGTTGGATGCGTCACCGTATGCCGACAACACCGTCGTCGTGCTTTGGTCCGACCACGGATATCACCAAGGAGAGAAGCGTAGTTTTCGCAAGTTCTCGCTTTGGGAAGAATCCACGCGTGTACCGTTTGTGATCTTCGATCCTCGGATCCATAGCGGGGCAGCCAACCGCGAATGCAAAGAAGCCGTTTCGTTGATTCATGTCTATCCAACGCTATGTGAGCTGGCCGGGCTCCAGTCGCCCGACTATGTCGACGGCACAAGCCTGGTCGCGCAGTTGCGTGATCCCGGTGCACCGCTTGTCGAGCCCGCGATCACGACTTGGGGACGCGGCAACTACAGCGTCCGCGACGAACGGTTTCGTTTCACGCGATATTTTGATGAGTCCACTGAGCTGTACGATCATGAGGTGGACCCCAATGAATGGAACAATCTGACGGATGATGCGAGTTTGGCGAAAGTGAAGTCCGAATTGGCGGGACATATACCTGGCGAGGAAGCACCGCTGGTTCGAGAAGGCATCGCGTTGTGGAATGTGATCGACGCGGATCGTCCCGAGCGGCTGAAGTCCTTTGAGCAGAAAGACTGGCCGGCTTGGCTGGAAAAGATACGACCGCGTTTGGAGTGA
- a CDS encoding ferredoxin family protein, translating to MTHVVAEPCSGCKYTDCVVVCPVECFYEGDQMVYIHPEECIDCEACVPECPVEAIFHEDNLPEEWKSYIELNATKSEECEVITEKKEPLADD from the coding sequence ATGACTCACGTTGTTGCCGAGCCATGCTCGGGATGTAAATACACGGATTGCGTCGTCGTTTGCCCCGTAGAATGTTTCTACGAAGGTGATCAGATGGTCTACATCCACCCAGAAGAATGCATCGACTGCGAAGCGTGCGTGCCCGAATGCCCCGTCGAAGCGATCTTCCACGAAGATAACCTGCCCGAAGAATGGAAGAGCTACATCGAACTCAACGCGACCAAGTCGGAAGAGTGCGAAGTGATCACCGAAAAGAAAGAGCCTCTGGCCGACGATTGA
- a CDS encoding class I SAM-dependent rRNA methyltransferase, with product MPPAATPSTTLRLRPGRHFPFLARHPWVHAHAMAEDGRDLACGQVVDLIDHDGNWVARGIINPNSRLRVRLYVFTSDVSIDETLWRERIDAAIARRRLNSTMDRQAAERLIFSESDLISGLIVDRYADCLGVQFTAGALLPWREAILRHLHEVLEPRQIVVKVDERTAKFEGMEPEEGTVWSATAAGEIPQADVGNPTEFTGTVHYQQNGLQLAVDLLGGQKTGGYLDQRNNHAVAAGYCHGRRVLDVCCYTGGFGLVAAKAGAAGVVGVDSSQIALDAAASAAAENGIENIEFIRKDCFDALKQMGEQGDRFDVVVLDPPRFAGSRKQVDSAIRAYRRLNGLAVDLLPPGGILVTCSCSGRVSRADFMNMLLDVGRRRGRDIILLENRGPSSDHPVAASCPESDYLKCLICQVM from the coding sequence CTGCCCCCAGCCGCCACCCCCTCAACCACCTTGCGTCTGCGACCCGGGCGTCATTTCCCCTTCCTGGCGCGACATCCATGGGTTCACGCCCATGCGATGGCGGAGGATGGACGGGATTTGGCGTGTGGACAAGTCGTCGACTTGATCGATCACGACGGCAATTGGGTCGCCCGCGGGATCATCAATCCCAACAGCCGTTTGAGGGTCCGCTTGTATGTTTTCACCTCGGACGTCTCGATCGACGAGACGCTGTGGCGGGAGCGGATCGACGCGGCGATCGCACGTCGTCGATTGAATTCGACGATGGATCGCCAAGCCGCCGAGCGATTGATCTTCAGTGAATCCGATTTGATCAGCGGATTGATCGTCGACCGCTACGCGGATTGTTTGGGAGTCCAGTTCACCGCCGGCGCGTTGTTGCCGTGGCGTGAAGCGATTTTGCGTCATTTGCACGAGGTCCTGGAGCCCCGCCAGATCGTGGTCAAAGTCGATGAACGGACAGCGAAATTCGAGGGCATGGAGCCCGAGGAGGGGACCGTTTGGTCGGCGACCGCCGCTGGCGAAATCCCACAAGCGGACGTCGGAAACCCGACGGAGTTCACCGGAACGGTTCATTACCAGCAAAACGGGTTGCAGCTGGCGGTGGACCTGTTGGGCGGTCAGAAAACCGGAGGTTACCTCGATCAACGAAACAATCACGCGGTCGCTGCGGGGTATTGCCATGGACGTCGCGTTCTAGATGTGTGCTGCTACACCGGTGGCTTTGGGTTGGTCGCAGCCAAAGCCGGTGCGGCCGGCGTCGTCGGGGTGGACTCCAGTCAAATCGCGTTGGACGCTGCGGCCAGTGCGGCGGCGGAGAACGGCATTGAGAACATCGAGTTCATTCGCAAGGACTGCTTTGACGCGTTGAAGCAAATGGGTGAACAGGGGGACCGTTTCGACGTCGTGGTCTTGGACCCGCCGCGGTTTGCCGGGTCGCGAAAACAGGTGGATTCCGCGATCAGGGCTTATCGCCGACTCAACGGGCTGGCAGTCGACTTGCTGCCACCGGGCGGTATTTTGGTGACCTGCAGTTGTTCGGGGAGGGTGTCGCGAGCCGATTTCATGAACATGTTGTTGGACGTGGGCAGGCGGCGCGGCCGAGATATCATTTTGCTGGAAAATCGCGGGCCATCGTCCGACCACCCCGTGGCGGCCTCGTGCCCGGAAAGCGACTACTTGAAATGTTTGATTTGCCAGGTGATGTGA
- a CDS encoding FHA domain-containing protein, whose product MSGVTLKVLHGADRGRVYADLEPPLTVGREEGNDIQLNDERVSRCHFKIQRDNDRLVLTDLDSTNGTKVNGVECPLKILRSGDLIAVGRSLMLVGSEEEIAERLASMGSDNQTLSRELASSDSSVAMDLGNGSQSPFHMDLAQVRELPSIPDNLSPGQKAQLCEILDFLQTRLCKLVQTAKIDENSGQVTLSLPAWQRLLGAQARLSEMHRQIADPDWPDETP is encoded by the coding sequence ATGTCGGGCGTGACGCTCAAGGTTCTGCACGGTGCCGACCGGGGGCGGGTCTATGCAGACTTGGAACCGCCGCTGACCGTCGGTCGTGAGGAAGGCAACGACATCCAGCTCAATGATGAACGAGTCAGTCGTTGTCACTTCAAAATCCAACGTGACAACGATCGCTTGGTGTTGACCGATTTGGACAGCACCAACGGCACCAAAGTCAACGGAGTGGAATGCCCGCTGAAGATCCTCCGCAGTGGAGACTTGATCGCCGTGGGCCGCAGCCTGATGCTGGTCGGCAGCGAAGAAGAGATCGCCGAGCGATTGGCGAGCATGGGCAGCGACAACCAAACGCTTTCACGCGAACTCGCATCGTCGGACAGCAGCGTTGCGATGGACTTGGGCAACGGTTCCCAGTCACCGTTTCACATGGATCTTGCACAAGTTCGCGAGTTGCCGTCGATCCCGGACAATCTGAGTCCTGGCCAAAAGGCGCAGCTCTGCGAAATCCTGGACTTCCTGCAAACACGTTTGTGCAAACTGGTGCAGACGGCAAAGATCGATGAGAACAGTGGTCAAGTCACTTTGTCGTTGCCGGCGTGGCAGCGATTGTTGGGCGCGCAAGCCCGACTGAGTGAGATGCACCGCCAAATCGCGGACCCGGATTGGCCCGACGAAACGCCGTAG
- the xerD gene encoding site-specific tyrosine recombinase XerD: MAKRRTKLQLLQESGPPAKSSQPTDTHREEFLKYLRGECHLADNTIAAYGRDLTKFFEWLGDRSLARIAVGDLTNYMGTLQAAQLAPSSMARNIVAVRTFFKYLQLEGVVIENPADLLAAQKMWQRMPGVLSRRQVDAFLAAPRKSDSFYLRDVAMLEVLYATGCRASEVCNLRVRDLSLPQRHLRCEGKGGKQRMVPVGTKAIEAIERYMSDLRGELAEKALHPPEELFLSRGGRALDRIQLWRLVKRYARRVGIDDKMSPHSLRHSFATHLLAGGADLRQVQEMLGHASIQTTQIYTHVEHSRLKRVHKQFHPRA, encoded by the coding sequence TTGGCAAAACGACGAACGAAACTGCAATTGCTGCAAGAATCCGGTCCACCGGCAAAGTCCTCGCAGCCCACCGACACGCACCGCGAGGAGTTTCTCAAATACCTGCGTGGCGAATGCCATTTGGCGGACAACACGATCGCCGCCTACGGACGCGACCTGACGAAATTCTTTGAATGGCTGGGTGACCGCTCCCTGGCTCGGATCGCGGTGGGTGACCTGACGAATTACATGGGCACCCTGCAAGCCGCCCAACTGGCTCCCAGCTCGATGGCCCGCAACATCGTCGCTGTGCGGACCTTTTTCAAGTACCTGCAGCTCGAAGGCGTCGTCATCGAGAATCCCGCCGATCTGCTGGCCGCGCAAAAAATGTGGCAACGCATGCCCGGCGTCCTGTCACGCCGACAAGTCGATGCGTTCCTCGCCGCGCCCCGTAAATCCGACTCGTTCTACTTGCGTGACGTCGCGATGCTGGAAGTCCTTTACGCGACCGGTTGCCGGGCTTCCGAAGTCTGTAACTTGCGTGTCCGCGATCTCTCGCTGCCTCAACGACACTTGCGATGCGAGGGCAAAGGTGGCAAACAACGGATGGTGCCCGTGGGGACCAAAGCGATCGAGGCGATCGAGCGATACATGAGTGACCTGCGTGGCGAGTTGGCCGAGAAAGCGTTGCATCCTCCCGAAGAACTCTTTCTCTCACGCGGCGGCCGAGCTTTGGATCGAATTCAACTATGGCGTCTGGTCAAACGCTACGCACGTCGCGTCGGAATCGACGACAAGATGAGCCCACACTCGCTGCGACATAGTTTTGCCACACACCTGTTGGCCGGCGGCGCGGATTTACGTCAAGTCCAAGAGATGCTGGGACACGCCAGCATTCAAACGACGCAGATCTACACTCACGTGGAACACTCGCGACTCAAACGCGTACACAAGCAGTTTCACCCGCGCGCATGA
- the galE gene encoding UDP-glucose 4-epimerase GalE, giving the protein MNVLVVGGAGYIGSHAVRLLVDAGHDVWVYDNLSRGHRQAVPEGRLIEGELSDRATLVAALRDKQIEAVMHFAAFALVNESVNDPALYYRNNVVAAIDLLDAMREADVKKIVFSSTTATYGEPDVVPIPETTPQKPINPYGFTKLVFEQALADYAAAYGFAYAALRYFNAAGARPDGTIGEDHDPESHIIPIVLQVALGQRDKITIFGDDYATPDGTCVRDYIHVDDLGDAHLRALERLEPGKGLCVNLGTGRGTSVREIVEACRAVTGHPIPETMGQRRAGDPPELIADARLAKQLLGWTPKYTDVRQIVETAWNWHKSHPKGYAKS; this is encoded by the coding sequence ATGAATGTCTTAGTTGTCGGCGGTGCCGGCTATATCGGTTCTCACGCCGTCCGATTGCTCGTTGATGCCGGGCACGACGTCTGGGTCTATGACAACCTTTCTCGCGGCCATCGTCAGGCGGTCCCTGAGGGGCGTCTGATCGAGGGCGAGCTGTCCGATCGGGCCACGTTGGTCGCTGCATTGCGGGACAAGCAGATCGAAGCCGTCATGCACTTCGCCGCCTTTGCCCTGGTCAACGAATCGGTCAACGACCCGGCCTTGTACTACCGAAACAACGTGGTCGCCGCGATCGATTTGCTCGACGCGATGCGTGAAGCGGACGTTAAGAAAATCGTTTTCAGCAGCACGACGGCGACCTATGGCGAACCGGACGTGGTACCGATCCCGGAAACAACACCACAGAAACCGATCAATCCCTACGGTTTCACCAAGCTGGTGTTTGAGCAGGCGCTTGCGGACTACGCAGCTGCCTACGGGTTTGCCTATGCGGCGCTGCGATATTTCAACGCCGCCGGTGCGCGTCCGGACGGGACGATCGGCGAAGATCACGATCCGGAGTCGCACATCATCCCGATCGTGTTGCAGGTTGCTCTGGGTCAGCGTGACAAGATCACGATCTTTGGCGACGACTACGCCACGCCCGATGGAACCTGCGTCCGCGACTACATCCACGTCGACGACTTGGGCGACGCCCACCTGCGCGCCCTGGAGCGGCTGGAGCCTGGCAAAGGACTGTGCGTGAATCTGGGCACCGGCCGCGGCACCAGCGTTCGCGAGATCGTCGAGGCCTGTCGCGCGGTCACCGGGCATCCGATTCCCGAGACGATGGGCCAGCGTCGTGCCGGGGATCCCCCCGAGCTGATCGCTGATGCCCGCTTGGCCAAGCAGTTATTGGGTTGGACGCCGAAGTACACCGATGTACGGCAAATCGTCGAAACCGCCTGGAATTGGCACAAATCCCACCCCAAGGGGTACGCCAAGAGCTGA